From a single Lactococcus allomyrinae genomic region:
- the yajC gene encoding preprotein translocase subunit YajC → MSGFSLILIVIVMGGMMFFMNRNQKKQQAKRQEQLDAMQPGSEIVTIGGLHGVLSSVDSAKGTIELDCEGVILTFDRAAVKTVKSGVTPASAAVETPTEDKIENPFEEK, encoded by the coding sequence ATGTCAGGATTCTCTCTTATTCTCATCGTCATCGTTATGGGTGGGATGATGTTCTTTATGAACCGTAACCAAAAGAAACAACAAGCAAAACGTCAAGAGCAATTGGATGCAATGCAACCAGGTTCAGAAATCGTTACTATCGGTGGCTTACATGGTGTATTATCTAGTGTTGATTCTGCTAAAGGTACCATTGAACTTGATTGTGAAGGCGTTATTTTAACTTTTGACCGCGCAGCTGTGAAAACAGTAAAAAGTGGTGTGACTCCAGCTTCAGCTGCCGTTGAAACTCCAACTGAAGATAAAATCGAAAATCCATTTGAAGAAAAATAG
- a CDS encoding DNA alkylation repair protein: MQEIVEIFRVQGNQEVAEKQAAYLRHQFEFIGLKTPVRRQLQKVFLTNLCKNKRIDWSFVWKMWQLPEREFQYLAADYLIKMKKYLTNADLFEIKKLAVTKSWWETVDTLDELVGHLLLTDKSLSVLTEIEKWAVDDNFWVRRLAIDCQLGFKEKTDTVLLESVLTKNLSGSTFDQEFFINKAIGWALRDFSKTDADWVREFITTNGHKMSKLSYREASKYL; encoded by the coding sequence ATGCAGGAAATCGTTGAAATTTTTAGAGTGCAAGGTAATCAAGAGGTTGCTGAAAAACAGGCTGCATATTTACGCCATCAATTTGAGTTTATAGGTTTAAAAACTCCTGTACGACGCCAATTGCAAAAAGTATTTTTGACAAACCTATGTAAAAATAAAAGGATTGATTGGTCATTTGTTTGGAAAATGTGGCAGTTACCTGAGCGTGAATTTCAATATTTAGCGGCAGATTATTTGATAAAGATGAAAAAGTATCTGACAAATGCTGACTTGTTTGAGATAAAAAAACTCGCTGTTACAAAGTCTTGGTGGGAAACCGTTGATACTTTAGATGAGTTAGTTGGACATCTCTTACTTACTGACAAAAGCCTGTCAGTACTGACAGAAATTGAAAAATGGGCGGTAGATGATAATTTTTGGGTTCGCAGACTTGCGATTGATTGTCAGTTAGGGTTTAAAGAAAAGACGGACACAGTTTTACTAGAAAGTGTGCTGACAAAAAATTTGTCAGGTTCAACTTTTGACCAAGAATTCTTTATTAACAAGGCGATTGGTTGGGCGCTCCGTGACTTTTCAAAAACTGATGCTGATTGGGTACGTGAGTTCATCACAACAAATGGTCATAAAATGAGTAAACTCTCCTACCGTGAAGCGAGTAAATATCTTTAA
- a CDS encoding tautomerase family protein, producing MPLINIDLYDKWTKEEAKVLLNGIHRAVLSSFGVPERDRYQILHWHKEDEMILEDTGLGFERDKGREVVIQVISRKRTEDSKIAFYKAVAANLKEDLALNPKNLLISIVENGDADWSFADGEAQFLTGKL from the coding sequence ATGCCCCTGATTAATATTGACCTCTACGATAAATGGACAAAAGAGGAAGCAAAAGTGTTGCTTAATGGGATTCATCGTGCCGTGTTGTCGAGTTTTGGTGTACCTGAGCGTGATCGTTATCAGATTTTGCATTGGCATAAAGAAGATGAGATGATTTTAGAAGATACAGGATTGGGTTTCGAGCGCGACAAAGGGCGTGAAGTGGTGATACAGGTCATTTCGAGAAAACGGACAGAAGATTCTAAGATAGCTTTTTACAAAGCAGTAGCTGCTAATCTAAAGGAGGATTTAGCTTTGAATCCAAAAAATTTACTCATTTCTATCGTAGAAAATGGTGATGCGGATTGGTCATTTGCTGATGGAGAAGCGCAATTTTTGACAGGAAAATTATGA
- a CDS encoding ABC transporter permease, with product MTVSNIFKMEMYRNFRDRAYLIVISILTVSFAIAASLGIAMIFQAKSGHETAPLIFLEGPLVFALFIAFAAFSIIYPWHLMSTDYNNKVLSLVVASGVKRSRYYFVKLLATIVTNLLAYFVIGVIPVVLLLGFFHQEFIDFVQTMIHGFTANQGWLLLLNLLVSSIATMVILYFVVILTRGKFWGVFVFLGIRLGLGVVVSSIGLSIASVSGSLTSGLLGNHWLDFAVSLIEIIIFGFAGLLMLKKQDL from the coding sequence ATGACAGTTTCAAATATTTTTAAGATGGAAATGTATCGGAATTTTCGAGACCGAGCGTATCTGATTGTGATTAGTATTTTGACGGTTTCGTTTGCAATTGCTGCTTCTTTGGGGATTGCAATGATATTTCAGGCAAAATCTGGTCACGAAACAGCGCCTCTGATTTTTCTTGAAGGCCCTTTAGTGTTTGCTTTATTTATTGCATTTGCTGCTTTTTCTATTATTTATCCATGGCACTTGATGAGTACGGATTATAATAATAAAGTTTTGAGTTTAGTTGTAGCTAGTGGTGTTAAACGGAGCAGGTATTATTTTGTGAAACTTCTTGCGACAATTGTGACTAATCTTTTGGCGTATTTTGTCATTGGGGTGATTCCAGTTGTTCTCTTGCTTGGTTTTTTCCATCAGGAGTTTATAGATTTCGTACAAACAATGATTCATGGATTTACAGCAAATCAAGGTTGGCTGCTTTTGTTAAATCTGCTTGTGTCAAGTATTGCGACGATGGTTATTTTATATTTCGTTGTTATTTTGACACGTGGGAAGTTCTGGGGAGTGTTCGTTTTTCTTGGAATTCGTCTGGGACTTGGTGTTGTTGTAAGTTCGATTGGTTTGTCTATTGCGAGTGTTTCGGGTTCTTTGACAAGTGGATTACTGGGAAACCATTGGTTGGATTTTGCTGTGTCACTCATTGAAATTATTATTTTTGGCTTTGCTGGACTTTTGATGTTGAAAAAGCAAGATTTATGA
- a CDS encoding ATP-binding cassette domain-containing protein gives MRIDAERITFAYGDRRVLRDLSVTFEAGKVYGIVGKNGAGKTTFFKVLTNIITNYQGTVKIDDVDVKVNPEVLAKVGILLDDIELYKSYTGWFNLRYFGGLRGNFDEEKVRQLAAKLGIDDALGKRVSSYSLGMGKKLILLISLMNDAEILIFDEPFRGIDAASVAWFRETLLNLKKEGKLILISSHVQEDIEMLCDVVYGLSDGKFTDSFDLNDKNQVLTYRVVVSDVSVLTEILSARGLVCQVEHQLVSFDATVEKFQEIFQESVGKGLIFDEIKKDSKFVEFVK, from the coding sequence ATGAGAATTGATGCAGAACGTATAACTTTTGCTTATGGCGATAGAAGAGTGCTGAGAGATTTATCAGTTACTTTTGAAGCTGGAAAAGTTTATGGGATTGTTGGAAAAAATGGAGCTGGAAAAACAACATTTTTCAAAGTACTGACGAATATTATTACAAATTATCAAGGGACAGTCAAAATTGATGATGTAGATGTTAAAGTTAATCCAGAAGTACTTGCAAAAGTGGGAATTCTATTGGATGATATTGAACTTTATAAATCTTATACTGGATGGTTTAATCTGAGATATTTTGGTGGTTTGCGCGGAAATTTTGATGAAGAAAAAGTTCGGCAATTGGCAGCAAAATTGGGTATTGATGATGCTTTGGGCAAAAGAGTGTCAAGCTACTCATTAGGGATGGGGAAAAAGCTGATTTTGCTAATTTCCTTAATGAATGATGCAGAAATTTTGATTTTTGATGAACCTTTTCGTGGCATTGACGCGGCGTCTGTGGCATGGTTTCGTGAAACTTTATTAAACTTGAAAAAAGAAGGGAAACTGATTTTAATTTCTAGTCATGTTCAAGAAGATATTGAGATGCTGTGTGATGTTGTTTATGGGCTTTCAGATGGAAAATTTACTGACAGCTTTGATTTGAATGATAAAAATCAAGTATTGACTTACAGAGTGGTTGTCAGCGATGTGTCGGTACTGACAGAAATTCTGTCAGCGCGTGGTCTGGTCTGTCAGGTAGAGCATCAATTGGTAAGTTTTGATGCAACGGTAGAAAAGTTCCAAGAAATATTTCAAGAGTCAGTTGGTAAAGGATTAATCTTTGATGAGATTAAAAAAGATTCAAAATTTGTTGAATTTGTGAAATGA
- the rlmH gene encoding 23S rRNA (pseudouridine(1915)-N(3))-methyltransferase RlmH — MKIKLIVVGKLKEKYLKEGISEYVKRMSTMLPLEVIELPDEKIPDHASEKEQETVKNREGEKILSRLQADDKLVALAIRGNLMTSEELADLVKQNEVYGTRHLIFVIGGSLGLSEAVYQRCDAQVSFGRMTLPHQLMRLVLVEQIYRAQMINRGSTYHK, encoded by the coding sequence ATGAAGATAAAATTGATTGTGGTAGGTAAATTAAAAGAAAAATATCTAAAGGAGGGGATCTCTGAATACGTTAAGCGTATGAGCACAATGTTGCCATTAGAAGTCATTGAATTACCAGATGAAAAAATACCAGACCATGCTTCTGAAAAAGAACAAGAGACAGTAAAAAATCGTGAAGGAGAAAAGATTTTATCTCGTTTGCAAGCGGATGATAAATTAGTTGCTTTAGCTATACGTGGTAATTTGATGACTTCAGAAGAACTTGCTGATTTGGTAAAGCAAAATGAGGTTTATGGCACTCGTCATCTGATTTTTGTGATAGGGGGCTCATTAGGTTTATCTGAGGCGGTTTATCAACGTTGTGATGCACAGGTTTCTTTTGGCCGTATGACACTACCTCATCAGTTGATGCGGTTGGTTTTGGTAGAGCAAATTTATCGAGCACAGATGATTAATCGTGGCTCGACTTATCATAAGTGA